One segment of Desulfosudis oleivorans Hxd3 DNA contains the following:
- a CDS encoding sigma-54-dependent Fis family transcriptional regulator, translated as MTINSDTLLQRVQQRIFDEGDLQEGLNEVYHCVSAVMPVGKMSWLQFHYDLNMLRVIAQATEIGGEKTNFTYNLPGELIALLCSRDIPEIYLMNHPEKDPLGKEICNRAKLFDWSSLFLNFQNHTGTYGAIMIMTDRKNRYTEAHGRLLSGLKKPLQRVMDALILDNETRSPHPKLKEPVKDKNEFFRQVTRRLCGHLDLQAGVSQCLQYLSRFMPADALFVRQREPEFQSERVLAESYGFFHQQTGTLIPLPIPADTRRTPGIRIINRPEDSSALKLYMPIFGSEICCISMPLIHKERPIGAAVVGLEGRARYTEEHMQLFALLHDPFVLALSNNIRHREVIRLKNLVEEEKKDLAEELHCTAPDTIIGGSLGLEKVMENARLVAGQDSPVLLTGETGVGKEMIANFIHWQSSRKDGPLIKVNCGAIPDTLVDSELFGHEKGAFTGATRQKLGRFERANGGTIFLDEIAELPLPAQVRMLRVLHNKIIERVGGTESIPVDIRIIAATHRNLEERVKAGRFREDLWFRLNVFPIRIPPLRSRTMDVPALSDHFIEKKSRELKIHPTPPLSPDAMARLTAYSWPGNVRELENVIERELILNTGGPLTFQNLSPTPTHEEPAGHDMKTEDILSLDDLFVRHVKKVLVLSNGKINGPGGAAEMMKIKPNTLRNRMKKLGIAYGREKR; from the coding sequence ATGACAATCAACTCCGACACGCTTTTGCAGCGCGTTCAGCAGCGTATTTTTGATGAGGGCGACCTGCAGGAAGGGCTGAATGAAGTCTATCATTGTGTTTCAGCGGTCATGCCTGTCGGTAAAATGAGCTGGCTCCAGTTTCATTATGACCTTAATATGTTAAGGGTTATCGCACAGGCCACGGAGATAGGCGGTGAAAAAACCAATTTCACTTACAATCTTCCGGGCGAGCTCATAGCGTTGCTGTGCAGCCGGGACATACCTGAAATTTACCTGATGAATCACCCGGAAAAGGACCCCCTGGGCAAAGAGATCTGTAATCGCGCCAAGCTTTTTGACTGGTCCTCCCTGTTTTTAAATTTTCAAAACCATACCGGCACGTACGGCGCGATAATGATAATGACAGACAGAAAGAACAGATATACCGAAGCGCATGGCCGTTTGCTCTCCGGTTTGAAGAAGCCCCTTCAGCGGGTGATGGATGCCCTTATTCTGGATAATGAAACAAGAAGCCCGCATCCAAAGCTGAAAGAACCGGTAAAAGACAAAAATGAGTTTTTCCGGCAGGTCACCCGGCGATTGTGCGGTCACCTTGACCTGCAAGCCGGTGTTTCCCAATGCCTTCAGTATCTCAGCCGATTTATGCCGGCTGACGCACTTTTTGTCCGGCAGCGGGAACCGGAGTTTCAATCCGAACGGGTGCTGGCGGAAAGTTATGGCTTCTTTCATCAGCAGACAGGGACCCTGATCCCTCTGCCCATTCCGGCCGACACAAGGCGAACCCCCGGGATACGCATCATCAACCGGCCTGAAGACTCTTCGGCCCTGAAACTCTATATGCCCATATTCGGGAGTGAAATATGCTGTATCAGCATGCCGCTGATTCATAAAGAGAGGCCGATTGGTGCTGCCGTTGTGGGCCTGGAAGGCAGGGCGCGTTATACGGAGGAGCACATGCAGCTTTTCGCGCTGCTTCATGATCCCTTTGTCCTGGCCTTGTCAAACAACATCCGGCACCGTGAGGTTATCCGGCTGAAGAATTTAGTTGAAGAAGAGAAAAAAGACCTGGCCGAAGAGTTGCACTGCACGGCGCCGGATACCATTATTGGCGGCAGCTTGGGTTTAGAGAAAGTCATGGAAAATGCCCGCCTCGTCGCCGGGCAGGACAGCCCGGTTTTGCTGACAGGAGAAACCGGGGTTGGCAAGGAGATGATCGCGAATTTCATTCACTGGCAGTCATCGCGCAAAGACGGCCCCTTGATAAAAGTCAATTGCGGCGCCATTCCGGATACGCTGGTGGACAGCGAACTGTTCGGTCATGAAAAGGGCGCGTTCACAGGGGCAACGCGGCAAAAATTGGGCCGCTTTGAAAGAGCCAATGGCGGGACGATCTTTCTGGATGAAATCGCTGAACTGCCCCTGCCAGCCCAGGTCCGCATGCTCCGGGTGCTGCACAATAAAATTATCGAGCGCGTGGGCGGCACGGAGTCCATACCCGTTGATATCCGTATCATTGCCGCCACCCACCGCAACCTGGAAGAACGGGTCAAAGCCGGCCGGTTTCGAGAAGATTTGTGGTTCCGCCTGAATGTTTTTCCCATCCGGATTCCTCCGCTTCGATCGAGAACCATGGACGTTCCGGCCCTTTCGGATCATTTTATTGAAAAGAAATCCCGTGAATTAAAGATTCATCCCACGCCCCCCCTGTCTCCCGACGCCATGGCAAGATTGACCGCTTACAGTTGGCCGGGAAATGTCCGCGAACTGGAAAATGTGATTGAAAGGGAGTTGATCCTGAATACAGGCGGGCCCCTGACCTTTCAGAACCTCAGCCCCACGCCCACGCATGAGGAACCTGCGGGTCATGACATGAAAACAGAGGACATCCTGTCCCTTGATGACCTTTTTGTTCGTCACGTCAAAAAAGTGCTGGTCCTTTCCAATGGCAAAATAAACGGTCCGGGCGGCGCCGCGGAAATGATGAAGATAAAGCCCAACACCCTTCGCAACCGGATGAAGAAACTGGGTATTGCCTACGGCCGGGAAAAGAGATGA
- a CDS encoding enoyl-CoA hydratase/isomerase family protein: protein MSIADLTLDGTVAVITMDNGENRQNLAFAQAMGKAIDGALANESVTAMIITSTGEKIFSAGVDLEWMMDRFANNALDDMRAFMYGMNDVFKKCLLAPVPVIAAINGHAFGNGAILSCACDFRFMKSDRGFFCFPEVDVRIPFLPGMVAFVKKAIPYYKFNEMKLTGKRVAAPELEEHHIIEKACVDKDDLMAQALAFARTFNKQRGIFGEHKRRLHKHIVDIIDNEDPEYIEPLNLMM, encoded by the coding sequence ATGAGTATTGCTGATTTAACCCTGGATGGTACCGTTGCAGTGATCACAATGGACAATGGTGAAAACCGCCAGAACCTGGCCTTTGCTCAGGCCATGGGAAAGGCCATTGACGGGGCACTGGCAAACGAATCCGTAACCGCCATGATCATTACCTCCACCGGGGAGAAAATTTTTTCAGCCGGGGTTGACCTGGAATGGATGATGGACCGGTTTGCAAACAACGCCTTGGACGATATGCGGGCCTTTATGTACGGCATGAACGATGTGTTTAAAAAATGCCTCCTGGCGCCTGTCCCCGTGATCGCGGCCATCAACGGCCATGCCTTCGGCAACGGGGCTATCCTGTCCTGCGCCTGTGATTTCCGGTTCATGAAGTCGGACCGGGGCTTTTTCTGCTTTCCGGAGGTGGATGTCCGCATTCCATTTTTACCCGGAATGGTGGCCTTTGTGAAAAAGGCCATTCCCTACTACAAGTTCAATGAGATGAAGCTGACCGGCAAAAGGGTCGCCGCGCCGGAGCTGGAGGAACACCATATCATTGAAAAAGCCTGTGTCGATAAAGACGACCTCATGGCCCAGGCCCTGGCCTTTGCCCGGACATTTAACAAACAGAGGGGCATATTCGGCGAGCACAAGCGCCGGCTGCACAAACATATTGTTGACATTATCGACAATGAAGACCCGGAATATATTGAACCTCTGAATCTTATGATGTAA
- a CDS encoding C45 family autoproteolytic acyltransferase/hydolase — protein sequence MKRLSLFGLTILCLILPAQMLFAFAPKPPPPPPPPQTTPEPAPGLRVDRVYAPGGKGYLEYIITDTGQKQPFLHLEGSGYEMGYQQGYLIPEKCRAVASDDFYIDLGTSMIGGNTGIDTDIFLEPIAEMLLEFLGMERSDYPDTSLADILLFTFKKIALYNEKYIPQEYLDEMHGISEGARARGIDLPYEDVLLLNMGFDAFLSAGYPIMVSLVEIEKLLDNLELSCNAHILDGNATVNDVLYFGRDFMFGGAGFSDHPVIIETFGKGRNRMVNVTVAGMVGCIAGMNEKGLGIGMDMVPAFDCSPGDVGMGTLLTARWVMEQADELPEAVSMIKKSKRGVSWIYAIADGKGANRGGVSLEVSAHNYGTRYLNHRQEFLVPLLYGVDQQETYSDALIQTNHFLTLNMNSLAGTYVDGDSDRRYDDMVPLLKKDYGKYDYNKAFDFINWMYLARNQGPGDYVHQSTTLFDLTNLKMTTLAGPKFGQGATTLRLQ from the coding sequence ATGAAGCGCCTGTCACTCTTCGGCCTGACAATTCTCTGTTTGATTCTGCCGGCACAGATGTTGTTCGCCTTTGCGCCCAAGCCACCTCCACCTCCCCCGCCTCCCCAGACTACCCCGGAACCCGCACCCGGCCTCAGAGTCGATCGCGTGTACGCGCCCGGTGGAAAAGGTTATCTGGAATATATCATCACGGATACAGGACAGAAACAGCCCTTCCTGCATCTGGAAGGCAGCGGATATGAAATGGGCTACCAGCAGGGATATCTGATTCCGGAAAAGTGCAGAGCGGTTGCCTCTGATGATTTCTATATTGATCTCGGCACCAGCATGATAGGGGGCAATACAGGCATCGACACGGACATATTTCTGGAACCGATAGCGGAAATGCTCTTGGAGTTCCTGGGCATGGAACGCTCGGATTATCCCGATACGTCGCTGGCAGATATACTGCTTTTCACTTTCAAGAAAATCGCGCTGTACAATGAAAAATATATTCCCCAGGAATATCTTGATGAAATGCACGGCATTTCTGAGGGTGCCAGGGCACGGGGGATAGATCTTCCTTACGAAGATGTCCTGCTTCTCAATATGGGCTTTGACGCCTTCTTGAGCGCCGGCTATCCGATTATGGTTTCCCTTGTTGAAATCGAAAAACTTCTTGATAACCTTGAACTTTCGTGTAACGCGCATATACTGGACGGCAACGCCACCGTGAATGATGTTCTCTATTTTGGCCGGGACTTCATGTTCGGCGGCGCGGGGTTTTCCGATCACCCGGTTATTATTGAAACCTTCGGCAAGGGCAGAAACCGGATGGTCAATGTCACGGTGGCCGGAATGGTAGGATGCATCGCCGGAATGAACGAAAAAGGCCTTGGCATCGGCATGGACATGGTACCGGCCTTTGATTGCAGCCCCGGTGATGTGGGCATGGGCACCCTGTTGACCGCCCGCTGGGTCATGGAACAGGCCGATGAGTTGCCAGAGGCCGTTTCGATGATCAAAAAATCCAAGCGGGGTGTTTCCTGGATATATGCCATTGCCGACGGAAAAGGGGCCAACCGGGGGGGTGTGTCCCTGGAGGTATCAGCGCACAATTACGGTACCCGGTACCTGAACCACCGGCAGGAGTTCCTGGTACCCCTTCTGTATGGTGTTGACCAGCAGGAAACCTACAGCGACGCCCTGATTCAGACCAACCATTTTCTTACCCTTAATATGAACTCGCTGGCTGGCACCTATGTGGATGGCGACTCAGATAGACGCTATGACGACATGGTCCCTCTGCTCAAGAAGGATTACGGGAAGTATGACTACAACAAGGCCTTTGACTTCATCAACTGGATGTATCTTGCGCGTAATCAGGGGCCCGGTGACTATGTCCACCAGAGCACCACACTGTTCGACCTGACGAATCTGAAAATGACGACCCTTGCAGGGCCGAAATTCGGTCAGGGAGCAACAACCCTGAGGCTGCAGTAA
- a CDS encoding sigma-54 interaction domain-containing protein, which produces METQSGLALNRIIARAASGGDIYKTFCAFFDCIHLSVPVDRMSVVQLDFDRKRIRIIAQAASTGSEKTNFSYSAPADLFALAANDNLPEIYIINEPETDPFGNDIAERTGGGTDWSLLGMSIKEQTSVYGMIFFIADNRNRFTDAHIRLLQGLKNEHKWLLDTMMQDHEKKIPGPDHYEPVDDKYEFFRQVTRRICGHLDLEAGALHCLQYLSRFMPATVLSVYQREQDMKADREVVRVTGLLKEYSGLVIPRDPAGPGAPAGRAVPKVKVTNQPERDSELNSYVKLWGSDWSAISMFLFHKKVPIGIAAISQDGKNRYTEEHKNLFSMLHDPFALGLSNNIKHREVIRLKNLLEKEKQFLKQEIRNPEENKIIGGSLGLKGVMDKARRVADQESPVLLSGETGVGKEIIANFIHQNSSRKDGPLIKVNCGAIPDTLVDSELFGHEKGAFTGAESRKMGRFERADRGTIFLDEIAELPRHVQVRLLRVLQNKIIERVGGTESIPVDIRIIAATNRNLEEQVVSGQFREDLWFRLNVFPIRIPPLRSRQADIPALVAYFIEKKSREMNLHVKPVLSQDAMETLTAYSWPGNVRELENVIERELILSKDGSLTFQTVIPRMSGGKTPDNGNADDGVLELDEVYARHIKKVLVLSKGKINGPGGAAEILKINPNTLRNRMKKLGIPHGWKKDNAS; this is translated from the coding sequence ATGGAAACACAATCAGGCCTTGCGTTGAACCGGATAATAGCGCGTGCCGCCTCCGGCGGAGACATCTACAAGACGTTTTGCGCGTTTTTTGATTGTATTCATCTCTCTGTGCCCGTTGACCGAATGAGTGTGGTTCAACTCGATTTTGACCGGAAAAGAATACGGATCATCGCCCAGGCCGCTTCCACGGGAAGTGAAAAAACCAATTTTTCTTATTCGGCGCCGGCGGATCTCTTTGCGCTGGCAGCCAACGACAATCTGCCTGAAATTTACATTATCAATGAACCGGAAACAGACCCCTTTGGAAACGATATTGCCGAGAGAACAGGCGGGGGGACGGACTGGTCTCTGCTGGGCATGTCCATTAAAGAACAAACATCTGTTTATGGGATGATTTTTTTTATTGCCGACAACAGGAACAGGTTTACGGATGCCCACATCCGCCTGCTCCAGGGATTAAAGAACGAGCATAAATGGCTGTTGGACACGATGATGCAGGACCACGAAAAAAAAATCCCGGGGCCGGATCATTATGAGCCTGTAGACGATAAATATGAGTTTTTTCGCCAGGTCACCCGGCGGATATGTGGCCATCTGGACCTGGAAGCCGGGGCTTTGCACTGCCTTCAATACCTGAGCCGGTTTATGCCCGCCACCGTGCTTTCGGTCTACCAGCGGGAGCAGGACATGAAGGCCGATCGCGAAGTGGTCAGGGTCACCGGCTTGTTGAAGGAGTATAGCGGCCTGGTCATTCCCCGGGATCCGGCAGGTCCGGGGGCCCCGGCAGGTAGGGCGGTTCCAAAAGTCAAAGTCACCAATCAGCCCGAACGCGATTCCGAGCTGAACAGTTATGTAAAATTATGGGGATCCGACTGGTCGGCGATTTCCATGTTTCTTTTTCATAAAAAAGTTCCCATCGGTATCGCTGCCATCAGCCAGGATGGGAAAAATCGCTATACCGAAGAACACAAAAATCTGTTTTCAATGCTCCATGACCCATTTGCCCTGGGCCTTTCCAATAATATCAAGCACCGTGAAGTGATCCGGCTGAAGAACCTGCTCGAAAAAGAGAAACAGTTTCTTAAGCAGGAAATTCGCAATCCGGAAGAAAATAAAATTATCGGCGGCAGCCTCGGCCTGAAAGGCGTCATGGACAAGGCCCGCCGCGTGGCCGATCAGGAAAGCCCGGTATTGCTGTCAGGGGAAACCGGCGTGGGCAAGGAAATCATCGCGAATTTCATTCACCAGAACTCTTCGCGAAAGGATGGCCCGTTAATCAAGGTGAATTGCGGCGCCATTCCGGACACCCTGGTGGACAGCGAACTGTTCGGGCATGAAAAAGGGGCCTTCACCGGCGCCGAGAGCCGGAAAATGGGCCGCTTTGAAAGGGCCGACAGGGGAACGATTTTTTTAGACGAAATCGCGGAACTCCCGCGCCATGTCCAGGTCCGCCTGCTCCGGGTACTTCAAAATAAAATCATCGAGCGCGTTGGGGGCACGGAGTCCATACCCGTGGATATTCGCATTATCGCCGCCACCAACCGCAACCTGGAAGAACAGGTCGTGTCCGGGCAATTTCGGGAAGATCTGTGGTTCCGCCTGAATGTTTTTCCGATCCGGATTCCCCCCTTGCGATCAAGGCAGGCGGACATCCCGGCGCTTGTCGCTTATTTTATTGAAAAAAAATCCCGCGAAATGAACCTTCACGTCAAACCGGTCCTGTCTCAGGACGCAATGGAGACATTGACCGCTTACAGTTGGCCGGGGAATGTTCGCGAACTGGAGAACGTGATTGAAAGAGAATTGATCCTGAGTAAAGACGGGTCGCTCACATTCCAGACCGTTATTCCCCGGATGTCAGGCGGCAAGACCCCGGACAATGGAAATGCAGACGATGGCGTTTTAGAACTGGATGAAGTCTATGCCCGGCACATCAAAAAAGTGCTGGTCCTGTCCAAAGGCAAAATAAACGGGCCCGGCGGTGCCGCGGAGATTCTGAAAATCAATCCCAACACCCTTCGCAACCGGATGAAAAAACTGGGTATCCCCCACGGCTGGAAAAAAGACAACGCTTCTTAA